In Arachis stenosperma cultivar V10309 chromosome 1, arast.V10309.gnm1.PFL2, whole genome shotgun sequence, one DNA window encodes the following:
- the LOC130941979 gene encoding protein TIFY 10A isoform X3 — protein sequence MSSSSEYSGVSGQNPVKSPEISTFSQTCNRLSQYLRENGSFGDLTLGITKRNPAPETHGSPENSCYSATTMELFPTKENNNVTTMDLLYPRAPAYANTSALKDGKGAQLTIFYGGEVMVFDDIPAEKAEEILSLAKRGNSCACASTQHTRPYLFQPHSQLQSAPVVGDLPIARKASLHRFLEKRKDRIASKAPYQSSSPVSVPNKAAESSMAWLGLGA from the exons ATGTCCAGCTCATCGGAGTATTCTGGAGTTTCCGGCCAAAATCCGGTGAAGTCGCCGGAGATCTCCACGTTTTCCCAGACTTGTAATCGGTTGAGCCAATACCTCAGAGAAAACGGTTCCTTCGGTGACCTCACCCTCGGCATAACAAAACGCAACCCCGCCCCTGAAACACACG GGTCACCTGAGAACTCATGCTATTCTGCAACAACCATGGAGTTATTTCCCACAAAGGAGAACAATAATGTGACAACCATGGATCTTCTTTATCCACGTGCTCCTGCTTATGCAAACACAAG TGCATTGAAGGATGGTAAAGGTGCACAGTTAACAATCTTTTATGGTGGAGAAGTGATGGTGTTTGATGACATTCCTGCTGAGAAAGCGGAGGAGATTCTGTCCTTGGCtaaaagagggaactcttgtgCATGCGCTTCTACTCAGCACACCCGGCCTTACTTGTTTCAACCCCACTCCCAGCTACAGTCCGCACCTGTTGTTGGTG ATCTACCTATTGCAAGGAAGGCTTCGCTGCATCGCTTCCTGGAGAAGAGAAAGGATAG AATTGCTTCAAAAGCACCATATCAAAGCAGCAGCCCCGTCTCGGTCCCTAATAAAGCAGCTGAGTCGTCTATGGCATGGCTTGGGTTAGGAGCTTAA
- the LOC130941979 gene encoding protein TIFY 10A isoform X1 produces MSSSSEYSGVSGQNPVKSPEISTFSQTCNRLSQYLRENGSFGDLTLGITKRNPAPETHGSPENSCYSATTMELFPTKENNNVTTMDLLYPRAPAYANTRYACFLLLFMHRTVSFLRLTKLLMCSALKDGKGAQLTIFYGGEVMVFDDIPAEKAEEILSLAKRGNSCACASTQHTRPYLFQPHSQLQSAPVVGDLPIARKASLHRFLEKRKDRIASKAPYQSSSPVSVPNKAAESSMAWLGLGA; encoded by the exons ATGTCCAGCTCATCGGAGTATTCTGGAGTTTCCGGCCAAAATCCGGTGAAGTCGCCGGAGATCTCCACGTTTTCCCAGACTTGTAATCGGTTGAGCCAATACCTCAGAGAAAACGGTTCCTTCGGTGACCTCACCCTCGGCATAACAAAACGCAACCCCGCCCCTGAAACACACG GGTCACCTGAGAACTCATGCTATTCTGCAACAACCATGGAGTTATTTCCCACAAAGGAGAACAATAATGTGACAACCATGGATCTTCTTTATCCACGTGCTCCTGCTTATGCAAACACAAGGTATGCGTGTTTCTTGTTGCTTTTCATGCACCGCACCGTTTCTTTTCTGCGTTTAACAAAATTACTCATGTGCAGTGCATTGAAGGATGGTAAAGGTGCACAGTTAACAATCTTTTATGGTGGAGAAGTGATGGTGTTTGATGACATTCCTGCTGAGAAAGCGGAGGAGATTCTGTCCTTGGCtaaaagagggaactcttgtgCATGCGCTTCTACTCAGCACACCCGGCCTTACTTGTTTCAACCCCACTCCCAGCTACAGTCCGCACCTGTTGTTGGTG ATCTACCTATTGCAAGGAAGGCTTCGCTGCATCGCTTCCTGGAGAAGAGAAAGGATAG AATTGCTTCAAAAGCACCATATCAAAGCAGCAGCCCCGTCTCGGTCCCTAATAAAGCAGCTGAGTCGTCTATGGCATGGCTTGGGTTAGGAGCTTAA
- the LOC130941979 gene encoding protein TIFY 10A isoform X2: MSSSSEYSGVSGQNPVKSPEISTFSQTCNRLSQYLRENGSFGDLTLGITKRNPAPETHAGSPENSCYSATTMELFPTKENNNVTTMDLLYPRAPAYANTSALKDGKGAQLTIFYGGEVMVFDDIPAEKAEEILSLAKRGNSCACASTQHTRPYLFQPHSQLQSAPVVGDLPIARKASLHRFLEKRKDRIASKAPYQSSSPVSVPNKAAESSMAWLGLGA; this comes from the exons ATGTCCAGCTCATCGGAGTATTCTGGAGTTTCCGGCCAAAATCCGGTGAAGTCGCCGGAGATCTCCACGTTTTCCCAGACTTGTAATCGGTTGAGCCAATACCTCAGAGAAAACGGTTCCTTCGGTGACCTCACCCTCGGCATAACAAAACGCAACCCCGCCCCTGAAACACACG CAGGGTCACCTGAGAACTCATGCTATTCTGCAACAACCATGGAGTTATTTCCCACAAAGGAGAACAATAATGTGACAACCATGGATCTTCTTTATCCACGTGCTCCTGCTTATGCAAACACAAG TGCATTGAAGGATGGTAAAGGTGCACAGTTAACAATCTTTTATGGTGGAGAAGTGATGGTGTTTGATGACATTCCTGCTGAGAAAGCGGAGGAGATTCTGTCCTTGGCtaaaagagggaactcttgtgCATGCGCTTCTACTCAGCACACCCGGCCTTACTTGTTTCAACCCCACTCCCAGCTACAGTCCGCACCTGTTGTTGGTG ATCTACCTATTGCAAGGAAGGCTTCGCTGCATCGCTTCCTGGAGAAGAGAAAGGATAG AATTGCTTCAAAAGCACCATATCAAAGCAGCAGCCCCGTCTCGGTCCCTAATAAAGCAGCTGAGTCGTCTATGGCATGGCTTGGGTTAGGAGCTTAA